In Anaerotignum faecicola, a genomic segment contains:
- a CDS encoding stage V sporulation protein AA has protein sequence MDIYIKPAEKVQLVGKREVLLRDVAEVFLSGQTAGEAERLVVFRIPEERKKTYLLSVVDLIQVLHRKYPNAAVNNVGETDILIEYLPQAEGRNPLWVWAKVAFVSLVLFVGASTTIMCFHSDTQLPLIFENMYYLFLRKAKRCQSCFPFPTALVWGLALSFSSTIFQKSRSRRTRPPLKLK, from the coding sequence ATGGATATTTATATTAAGCCTGCGGAAAAGGTGCAGCTTGTGGGGAAGCGAGAGGTGCTTCTGCGCGACGTTGCGGAGGTTTTTCTGAGCGGACAGACGGCAGGCGAGGCAGAGCGGCTTGTGGTCTTTCGGATTCCGGAGGAGCGAAAAAAGACGTATCTCCTCTCTGTGGTGGATTTGATACAGGTGCTTCATCGAAAATACCCCAACGCAGCGGTGAATAATGTCGGGGAAACGGATATCCTGATTGAATATCTGCCGCAGGCGGAGGGACGCAATCCCTTATGGGTCTGGGCGAAGGTGGCGTTTGTTTCTCTGGTGCTGTTCGTGGGAGCCTCCACAACGATTATGTGCTTTCATTCGGATACACAGCTGCCGTTGATTTTTGAAAATATGTATTATCTCTTTTTGAGGAAAGCAAAGAGGTGCCAAAGCTGCTTTCCATTCCCTACAGCATTGGTCTGGGGCTTGGCATTATCGTTTTCTTCAACCATTTTTCAAAAATCACGCTCACGCAGGACCCGACCCCCATTGAAATTGAAATGA
- the spoVAE gene encoding stage V sporulation protein AE, whose amino-acid sequence MTELLKAFLVGGLLCVIGQLLIDKTKLMSGRILVLYVCIGCILGGLGIYQKIEGFGGAGATVPLTGFGFRLAEGVMKEVEHAGILGIFTGGIKSAAAGITAAVFFAFFSALFANPKEK is encoded by the coding sequence ATGACGGAGCTTTTGAAGGCTTTTTTAGTGGGAGGCTTGCTTTGCGTCATCGGACAGCTTCTGATTGATAAGACAAAGCTGATGTCGGGGCGGATTCTGGTGCTGTATGTCTGCATCGGGTGTATCCTTGGCGGCTTGGGAATTTATCAGAAAATCGAAGGCTTCGGCGGCGCAGGGGCAACCGTTCCGCTTACGGGCTTTGGCTTTCGCCTTGCGGAGGGGGTTATGAAGGAGGTTGAGCACGCAGGGATTCTCGGCATTTTTACGGGCGGCATCAAGTCCGCCGCGGCAGGGATTACGGCGGCTGTTTTCTTTGCATTTTTTTCTGCGCTTTTTGCAAATCCAAAAGAAAAGTAA
- a CDS encoding DEAD/DEAH box helicase, with protein MEHLRFEDMNISNEICRAVLDMGFEEATPIQSQAIPVILEGKDIIGQSQTGTGKTAAFGIPLLERINPEDRRLQALILCPTRELAIQVSEEFRKLLKYKDNIRVLPIYGGQPIDRQIAALRKGTQVVIGTPGRVMDHMRRRTIKAETVQMMVLDEADEMLDMGFREDIETILVKIPEEHQTLLFSATLSPEILDITKRFQKNPEFIKIVRKELTVPNIEQYYFDVKEKTKLDALCRIIDVYDPKLAMVFCNTKKRVDDLVEMLQGRGYFAEGLHGDLKQAQRDKVMQKFRNGTIEILVATDVAARGIDVDDIDVVFNYDVPQDEEYYVHRIGRTGRAGKAGKAFTFCVGKEIYKLRDIMRYTKTKIQQQKLPTLSDVEEMKTNIYLEKIKGIIEEGHLTKYIHLVDRLMEEDYTSIDIAAALLKDHLSDVNADDIDALDDINLGGTELYGGEGEKMVRLFINAGKKSKIRAKDIVGAIANEAGIPGKTLGEIAIFDEYTFVDVPNEFVRDILHGMKHAKIKGKRVHIEIAKKEKTYGKKRKK; from the coding sequence ATGGAACACTTAAGATTTGAAGATATGAATATTTCCAACGAAATCTGCCGCGCAGTGTTGGATATGGGCTTTGAAGAAGCAACCCCCATCCAGAGCCAGGCGATTCCCGTTATTTTAGAAGGCAAGGACATCATCGGACAGTCTCAGACAGGGACAGGCAAAACCGCCGCTTTCGGGATTCCCCTTCTGGAACGCATTAACCCCGAGGACAGACGCTTGCAGGCGCTCATTCTCTGCCCCACCAGAGAGCTGGCGATTCAGGTAAGCGAGGAATTCCGCAAGCTGCTGAAATATAAGGACAACATCCGTGTTCTGCCCATTTATGGCGGACAGCCTATCGACAGACAGATTGCCGCACTGAGGAAAGGCACACAGGTTGTCATCGGTACACCCGGGCGCGTGATGGATCACATGAGAAGAAGAACCATCAAGGCAGAAACCGTACAGATGATGGTTCTGGATGAAGCGGACGAAATGCTGGATATGGGCTTCCGCGAAGATATCGAAACCATTCTGGTGAAAATTCCGGAGGAGCATCAGACACTGCTCTTCTCCGCAACACTTTCCCCCGAAATTCTGGATATCACAAAGCGGTTCCAGAAGAACCCCGAATTTATCAAAATCGTACGCAAGGAGCTGACCGTTCCTAATATCGAGCAATATTATTTTGACGTAAAGGAAAAAACAAAGCTGGATGCCCTCTGCCGCATCATTGATGTGTATGACCCCAAGCTGGCAATGGTATTCTGCAATACGAAAAAACGCGTGGATGATTTAGTGGAAATGCTGCAGGGACGCGGCTATTTCGCAGAAGGGCTGCACGGCGACCTCAAGCAGGCACAGCGTGATAAGGTCATGCAGAAATTCCGCAACGGCACGATTGAAATTCTGGTTGCAACAGATGTTGCCGCAAGAGGGATTGACGTTGACGATATTGATGTGGTATTCAACTATGATGTACCGCAGGATGAGGAATATTATGTACACCGCATTGGGCGTACGGGACGTGCAGGCAAGGCAGGCAAGGCATTTACCTTCTGCGTCGGCAAGGAAATCTATAAGCTGCGCGACATCATGCGCTACACCAAAACAAAGATTCAGCAGCAAAAGCTGCCTACCCTCAGCGATGTAGAGGAAATGAAAACCAATATTTATCTTGAAAAAATCAAGGGTATCATCGAGGAAGGACATCTGACGAAATATATCCACCTCGTTGACCGCCTGATGGAGGAGGATTACACCAGCATTGACATTGCGGCGGCGTTATTGAAGGATCATCTTTCTGATGTCAATGCAGATGATATTGATGCACTGGATGATATCAATCTGGGCGGCACGGAGCTTTACGGCGGCGAAGGCGAAAAAATGGTACGCCTGTTCATCAATGCCGGCAAAAAAAGCAAAATCCGCGCGAAGGATATCGTGGGTGCGATTGCGAATGAGGCAGGTATTCCGGGGAAAACACTGGGTGAAATTGCCATTTTTGATGAATACACCTTTGTGGATGTGCCAAACGAATTTGTCAGAGATATTTTGCATGGCATGAAGCACGCAAAAATCAAAGGCAAACGGGTGCATATCGAAATTGCAAAAAAAGAAAAAACCTACGGGAAAAAGAGAAAGAAATAA
- a CDS encoding MgtC/SapB family protein: MTVFFHAHIDELEYMLRIAIAALCGGIIGFERSRMRKEAGLRTHIIVAVGAALLMIVSKYGFMDILDTPGIRVDGSRVAANVITGISFLGAGVIFVRDVSIKGLTTAAGLWSMAGVGLAIGAGMYAIGIFSTALIMLIQVFARGKLRKLDGPVRDTFSITYENMPNGLEALKAQLKNRNIFIHHIEMEKNPDGTVKVILDVSREHAITCTDLADIFAEDEKIKAFRL; this comes from the coding sequence ATGACAGTATTTTTTCATGCACATATAGACGAGCTGGAGTATATGCTTCGTATCGCGATTGCGGCACTGTGCGGCGGCATCATCGGCTTTGAGCGCAGCCGTATGCGCAAGGAGGCAGGTTTGCGGACGCATATCATTGTTGCAGTTGGCGCTGCACTTCTGATGATTGTTTCCAAATACGGCTTTATGGATATTTTGGATACGCCCGGAATACGGGTGGATGGCTCGCGCGTGGCAGCAAATGTCATTACGGGGATTTCCTTCCTTGGGGCTGGGGTTATCTTCGTGCGCGATGTTTCCATTAAGGGGCTGACAACGGCGGCAGGTCTATGGTCGATGGCAGGGGTTGGGCTTGCGATTGGCGCAGGGATGTATGCAATCGGGATTTTCTCCACCGCGCTGATTATGCTGATTCAGGTGTTTGCACGCGGAAAGCTGCGCAAGCTGGACGGTCCTGTTCGTGATACCTTCAGCATTACCTACGAAAATATGCCGAATGGCTTGGAGGCGTTGAAGGCGCAGCTGAAAAACCGCAATATTTTTATTCATCATATCGAGATGGAAAAGAATCCGGATGGGACGGTAAAGGTGATACTGGATGTCAGCCGTGAGCATGCCATCACCTGTACGGATTTGGCAGATATCTTCGCGGAGGATGAAAAAATTAAGGCGTTCCGCTTATAA
- the spoVAD gene encoding stage V sporulation protein AD: MSKRIGRQTVRLAEGAVILSAASTVGPKEAEGPLGKYFDQRAEDALFGEATWELAESKFVEKNMALTLQKANLKAKEVDYILCGDLLNQCTGSTFGVRQFEIPFFGLFGACSTMGEAMSLGAMLIDGGFANHVLAGASSHFCAAEKQFRFPLPLGTQRPPTATWTVTGDGAVVLARKGNGPKIVEITTGKIVDMGVTDANNMGAAMAPAAADLLQTHFADTGRTPQDYDVIATGDLGTVGRELVVELLAKAGYEMDSRYTDCGIEIFDNETQDTHAGGSGCACSAVTFCAYFYPRLLSGEIGRMLFIPTGALMSPTSSQQGQSIPGIAHGLVIEGCKKGAKK, translated from the coding sequence ATGAGCAAGAGGATAGGCAGGCAGACGGTGCGTCTTGCGGAAGGGGCTGTGATTCTTTCCGCGGCATCCACCGTAGGCCCGAAGGAGGCAGAAGGCCCTCTGGGGAAATATTTTGACCAAAGGGCAGAGGATGCGCTTTTTGGGGAGGCTACATGGGAGCTGGCAGAAAGCAAATTTGTGGAGAAAAACATGGCGCTGACCCTACAGAAGGCAAACCTCAAAGCGAAGGAGGTCGATTATATTCTCTGCGGCGATTTGCTGAACCAATGCACCGGCTCAACCTTTGGTGTACGGCAATTTGAAATTCCGTTTTTCGGCTTATTCGGTGCCTGCTCCACGATGGGCGAAGCCATGAGCCTTGGGGCAATGCTGATTGACGGCGGCTTTGCGAACCACGTTCTGGCAGGAGCATCCAGTCATTTCTGCGCGGCGGAAAAGCAGTTTCGCTTTCCTCTGCCATTAGGGACACAGCGTCCGCCAACCGCGACATGGACGGTGACGGGGGATGGCGCGGTGGTTCTGGCGCGAAAGGGGAACGGACCGAAAATTGTAGAAATCACTACGGGGAAAATTGTGGATATGGGCGTAACGGATGCGAATAATATGGGAGCGGCAATGGCTCCTGCCGCGGCAGATTTATTGCAGACACATTTTGCGGATACGGGCAGAACGCCGCAGGATTATGATGTGATTGCAACGGGAGATTTGGGAACGGTCGGCAGAGAGCTGGTGGTCGAGCTTCTGGCGAAGGCAGGCTATGAAATGGACAGCCGCTATACGGACTGCGGCATTGAAATTTTCGATAACGAAACGCAGGATACCCATGCAGGCGGCAGTGGCTGTGCCTGCTCTGCGGTAACATTCTGCGCCTATTTTTATCCAAGGCTGCTTTCCGGGGAAATCGGGCGAATGCTGTTCATCCCGACAGGGGCATTGATGAGCCCTACTTCTTCTCAGCAGGGGCAGTCTATCCCCGGCATTGCGCATGGACTTGTGATAGAGGGCTGCAAAAAGGGGGCGAAGAAATGA
- the spoVAC gene encoding stage V sporulation protein AC gives MDTSKQAQQSYDAMVKKASPNSPILSNCIKAFVSGGLICVLGQALLMLYTKKGISETDAALWVSITLIGISAVLTAFGLYEKLGKFCGAGTIVPITGFANSVVSPAIEFKKEGMVFGMAAKMFIVAGPVIVYGTLTSMAVGLIYYLVRVV, from the coding sequence TTGGATACATCCAAGCAGGCACAGCAAAGCTATGATGCAATGGTAAAAAAGGCTTCGCCCAACAGTCCGATTCTGAGCAACTGCATCAAGGCGTTTGTTTCGGGCGGTCTGATTTGTGTTCTGGGGCAGGCGTTGCTGATGCTTTATACGAAAAAGGGGATTTCCGAAACGGATGCGGCACTCTGGGTTTCCATCACGCTGATTGGAATTTCTGCGGTGCTGACTGCCTTCGGTTTGTATGAAAAGCTGGGAAAATTCTGCGGCGCAGGCACGATTGTGCCGATTACGGGCTTTGCCAATTCCGTGGTTTCCCCTGCGATTGAGTTCAAAAAGGAGGGGATGGTATTCGGCATGGCGGCGAAAATGTTTATTGTCGCAGGCCCTGTCATTGTTTACGGCACGCTGACCTCTATGGCGGTCGGACTGATTTATTATCTGGTAAGGGTGGTGTGA
- a CDS encoding stage V sporulation protein AB, whose amino-acid sequence MLKTIYLIFLGLTSGCMVAAGTFAFIAAIGIVPRMAKRTETQRFIRVYEDAIVLGGIWGTTAMFIRYRLPSVPLLPGCYALCTGIFVGVLAMALTEVLNVIPILLRRTRLTKGLPWLILAFALGKVCGSLVYFLVDGFYVL is encoded by the coding sequence ATGCTGAAAACGATTTATCTGATATTTTTGGGGCTGACCTCCGGCTGCATGGTAGCGGCAGGCACATTTGCCTTTATCGCTGCCATCGGCATTGTGCCGCGCATGGCAAAGCGGACGGAAACACAGCGGTTCATCCGCGTCTATGAGGATGCCATTGTGCTTGGGGGAATCTGGGGGACAACGGCAATGTTTATCAGGTATCGTCTGCCCTCCGTGCCGCTGCTTCCGGGCTGCTATGCGCTCTGCACGGGGATTTTCGTGGGGGTGCTTGCAATGGCACTGACAGAGGTGCTGAATGTCATTCCGATTCTGCTGCGGCGCACAAGGCTGACAAAGGGTCTGCCGTGGCTCATTCTTGCGTTTGCGCTGGGGAAGGTGTGCGGCTCTCTGGTGTATTTTCTGGTGGACGGATTTTATGTGCTTTAA